A genomic region of Arachis hypogaea cultivar Tifrunner chromosome 5, arahy.Tifrunner.gnm2.J5K5, whole genome shotgun sequence contains the following coding sequences:
- the LOC112800609 gene encoding LOB domain-containing protein 10 → MSSSNSPCAACKFLRRKCTQECVFAPYFPPDNPQRFAYVHKVFGASNVAKLLNELNAAQRDDAVKSLAYEAEARLRDPVYGCVGLISVLQHRLRQIQVELTNAKKELATYIGPQALQGVPTTAILQHHHSFASQMFPYNGAMAAPPAIAHGGQLMIRDAQTAPPPPQQQILEAQQLAAAVVVRDQQDMFRGYDQHHQQQEFLRFNGGGFDMGSVSSGGGGYSQVSGGGSGGGSGDQLSPSLALGSFDNPYHMQQGESHAHHLPLQAQLLLPPQQKQAQQQAQSQHIPGHHHQQPSESEECRSVGPSC, encoded by the coding sequence ATGTCGTCGTCGAATTCACCTTGCGCAGCGTGCAAGTTCTTGCGGAGGAAGTGCACGCAGGAGTGCGTTTTCGCGCCGTATTTCCCGCCGGACAACCCGCAGAGGTTCGCATACGTGCACAAGGTTTTCGGCGCCAGCAACGTCGCCAAGCTGCTGAACGAACTCAACGCCGCGCAGAGAGACGACGCCGTGAAGTCGTTGGCGTACGAAGCGGAGGCGCGTTTAAGAGACCCCGTCTACGGTTGCGTGGGTCTCATATCGGTGCTGCAGCACCGGCTCCGGCAGATCCAGGTGGAGCTCACCAACGCCAAGAAGGAGCTCGCCACCTACATTGGCCCTCAGGCACTGCAGGGTGTCCCAACCACCGCCATTCTCCAGCATCACCATTCCTTTGCCTCGCAGATGTTCCCTTACAACGGCGCCATGGCTGCTCCGCCAGCTATTGCTCATGGCGGACAGTTGATGATTCGCGACGCTCAGACTGCCCCTCCGCCTCCGCAGCAGCAGATCTTGGAGGCTCAGCAGCTGGCTGCTGCGGTGGTGGTGAGGGATCAACAAGATATGTTCAGAGGGTATGATCAGCATCATCAACAGCAAGAGTTTCTGAGGTTTAATGGTGGAGGGTTTGATATGGGTTCGGTTTCTTCCGGTGGTGGTGGGTACAGCCAGGTTAGTGGCGGTGGAAGTGGTGGCGGTTCTGGTGATCAGTTGTCTCCTTCGTTGGCTTTGGGGTCTTTTGACAATCCATACCATATGCAGCAAGGGGAAAGCCATGCTCACCATCTTCCTCTTCAGGCGCAGCTGCTTCTCCCACCGCAGCAAAAGCAGGCTCAACAGCAAGCACAGTCACAGCATATTCCCGGCCACCACCACCAGCAACCTTCGGAAAGCGAGGAGTGTAGGAGTGTCGGTCCATCTTGTTGA